Part of the Drosophila pseudoobscura strain MV-25-SWS-2005 chromosome 2, UCI_Dpse_MV25, whole genome shotgun sequence genome, gttataataacaattattcaataaaaatcaagaataacaattataataacaattattcaaaaaaatcaaaaataacagttataataacaattattcaataaaaatcaagaataacagttataataacaattattcaataaaaatcaagaataacaattataataacaattattcaaaaaaatcaaaaataacagttataataacaattattcaataaaaatcaagaataacagttataataacaattattaaataaaaatcaagaataacaattataataacaattattcaaaaaaatcaaaaataacaattataataacaattattcaataaaaatcaagaataacaattataataacaattattcaaaaaaatcaagaataacagttataataacaattattcaataaaaatcaagaataacaattataataacaattattcaaaaaaatcaagaataacagttataataacaattattcaataaaaatcaagaataacagttataataacaattattcaaaaaaaatcaaaaataataattattcaataaaaatcaagatacttaaaatgagtgtaggcgtacatacatatattagatttgtggtgaaaatggaggtgtgtaacgtccagagggataaagtatatatattcttgatcagcatcaatagccgagtcgattgaaccccgtctgtctgtccgtccctataagCGCCTAGGGCTCAAagattataagagctagagcaacgacattttgtatccagacttctgtaatatgtcactattacacatacatttcaaaatttcgccccacagGAGGCGGAAGGGActttgtctttgtcgtgccgtttaatattagcggcgtctgccggagaagagccatactgactaagtatcgggtataaatgtagagttgcggtgtccgcagcaactcacaacgttccccctcgttttatctatgaaagaaatatatatctatcCACCTTAATTCCGACCCTCTGGTTATTCAAGTGGTAATTGAACTTTAAACTCccgaaaatatattttaaaaaggaaaaaggataCATTTTTGTCGTTTTCTATGTGTGtccatatttaaaataatacaTTTATCCCACATCAAACAGTTCTCGTACAGAAGTAAAACCATTTAGGGACTTTTTTAAAGTAGCACGACTTTTAGCAGTTCTGAGAAATTCACgatgtataaaaaaaacacccgTATACTCCTTCCCCCAAAACCTACTCCTATTCAGTGGGAAATATGTGAATCTGTAAAcgcaaatattttgccaacACTTTCCGCAAAAAAAGGAGCACAAAACGTGCGAATTTCACCCGAAAGATAGGCGCTAATAAAAATAGGAGCTGAACCAACATCAAAtgggaaaaacttttgaaacGCGTGAAAAGTTTGGCCTGCCTTGAGTTAGGTTCAGTCGAGCATATCCTAGAAGAATATTCTCAAAAGTCATGGTAGAAAATTGCACTCAACTTGGCGAGAACACAAACACTTGAAGACAGAAAGCCGAAAAAGGCTTTAAGAAAACTGCCAACTCATTTCGAGGAGGAACAAAATCAAAGCTCGACTCCAATCTGTAAGAAAAAGTGTGGAAATTTGCTTTCAACATGTGATTTGGggcagaaacagcagccacaTTTAATAATAAACGCGACACCGGCGAATAATGAAAAACGGTGCAGACAGGATGTGGAAAAAATGAGTAGAAATAGCTGGGCCCTGGTCGTGGTTTGTTCATTTGTTGATTTATGCTCCAATTTGCGCAACATGATGGACTAGCAGACAACAGAGTGGTCCAAGGCCTACAGCGCCAAGAAGTCGGCGGCACAAAAAAacatctctttctttctcacTTAGGCCCGAGAAAAGAAAGTAAGTGAATACTGCAAACATAAGTAACGTGTATGAGCCACAGAAAAATATGTAGCATAAGCTCGGGCGTCTTCTCAGTCTGGGCGAACCAAGGACGTCGCCTGTCAAGTTTTTTTCGGGACAAGTTTGCTTGGCGTCTGACTGCTCAGACCTCGAGGCCATAATTCAAACTTACCTTCGATATATGTGAGTCTTGAGAGATGTAAACGCCTTCCaagtatatatttaattttgagGAAAACATTCATCTTTTCGGAAATGTTTTTTACGCACAAAAATGTATATCGAATGGTTTCATTCAACCTTCAGGACCTTATATATTATTCCTATGAAACATGATAATCTACTCTACTATCATTTGGCATTCACATATTATAAACCAAATAATAATGAAGTaatacaattttcaatttaatcaGCACTTGTGAAATGGAAATTTGATATTACTTTTTATGCGTATATTTTTGGATTTCCTAGGAACGCTTAGAGTGTAGCTATATTTGTACTGATTTCCCACTGACAGTTCTCGGCACTTCATTTTGGCAGCAATTTCCTCAgccagaaaaagaaaatagcACAAAACGTTTGCTGTCTGCCTTTTCATCATTACTATttctgtgggtgtgtggggtgtgtgggtgtatgcgAAAGAgcaactgtgtgtgtgtgtgtgtgtgggctggCTCTGCTGTTGTCCTAGTCTTGTTAGTACTGAGCTGGAAACAGCAAACTTCCGCTGGCACATCCTGCCCGACAGGGCCCACTCCCTGCCCGACCAGgtcgggctcgggctctggctctatcATTTTTATGGCTATTTAAAGAGCCATAAACAACGaagtgtgtgcgcgtgtgtatGGGCGGGTATTAAATTGAGTTTTATGCGTGATTTCCGTTCTTAACGCTTTGTTGACAATGAATTTCATAAGTGTTTAATGAAATGTGACCGAAATCTGCTTCTTTCCAGACGGAACAATTTGCGGTGCTGTGGATACTCTTCACCGTCATCGTGCTGGGAAATTCCGCGGTGCTCTTCGTGATGTTTATCAACAAGAATCGCAAGTCGCGGATGAATTACTTCATCAAGCAATTGGCCCTCGCAGGTGAGAAGGGACGAGGTGGTTGCCCTAGCAATTTCCCCCTAGCTTCCACATTCACCTGACTCTCATTTAGATCTGTGCGTGGGTCTGCTCAATGTGCTGACGGACATTATATGGCGCATCACGATTTCGTGGCGGGCGGGCAATCTGGCCTGCAAGGTTATACGGTTCTCGCAGGTGTGCGTCACTTACTCCTCCACCTACGTGCTGGTGGCCATGAGCATTGACAGATACGATGCAATAACGCATCCCATGAACTTCTCAAAGTCGTGTAAGTCTTTGTGCGAAAACTTTTCTAATTGCCAAACGATTTTGTCCAAAGCGAAATGTTTTCAGAGAAATATAGCTGGAGATTCATATGTAAGagtatattttatttcgttaTTCACCTTAGGGAAGCGAGCTCGTCATTTGGTGACTGGCGCCTGGCTCATCTCAGCCCTCTTCTCGCTGCCCATCCTTGTGCTGTACGAGGAGAAGCTCATCCAGGGTCATCCGCAGTGCTGGATAGAGCTGGGCTCTCCCATGGCCTGGCAGGTGTACATGAGCCTCGTCTCCGCCACACTTTTCGCTTTTCCCGCTCTGATCATCTCCGCATGCTATGCGATTATAGTCAAGACAATTTGGGCCAAGGGCTCTATATTTGTCCCCACAGGTATTCATCTACTTTAAGTCCTAGCGGAACTCGAATTTAATTGCATGTTCCTTTCAGAGCGAGCTGGTTTTGGTTCGGCTCCTGCAAGACGAGCCAGCTCCAGGGGCATCATTCCACGGGCCAAGGTCAAGACAGTGAAGATGACCCTGACcattgtgtttgtgtttatcATCTGCTGGTCGCCGTACATCATCTTCGATTTGCTGCAGGTCTTTGGCCAGATACCACACTCGCAGACAAacatcgccatcgccacctTCATCCAGAGCCTGGCTCCCTTAAACTCGGCGGCCAATCCCCTGATCTACTGTCTGTTCTCCTCGCAGGTCTTTCGCACACTGAGGTAAGGTCTATTAtactatatactcgtatgtgcaCTTAGAACTATGAAATGCATGTGCGGTGTGATAGTGCCGATAATCTTGGACCTAGAATgctatataaatatttagaaATATGGCTTTATTCATTTTCCTCTGCtttatcttttatttattgcctTTTCCTCTTACGTTCTCCCCTCGCAGTCGGTTTCCACCCTTCAAATGGTTCACCTGCTGTTGCAAGTCATATCGTAACAACTCGCAGCAGAACCGTTGCCACACGGTGGGGCGCCGACTGCACAACAGCTGCGACTCGATGAGGACGCTGACCACCTCTCTGACGGTGTCGCGACGCTCCACCAACAAGACGAATGCCCGGGTGGTAATCTGCGAGCGACCCAGCAAGGTGGTGACCGTGCCGGCCATGTCGGAGGTATGATAGCTGGCGCACACGACCCGCAAGCGTTCAACGTTTGCGGTCCACGGGCCCACATCCTTCAGCGATGCGGAGTTCCTCTAGAATGGTAAAGGACTGCGACTGCACGAGAGGCTTAGACAATAAGTTCGATAGTTGTACTAGGCATAGTGAAAGCCAAATCTAAACTGTACGTATAAGTATGCCAAGTCTACGCTACGAATTTCAAACATTTAATATTACGAGTACTCTATGTATTTACTATATGCATTTTCGATCTAATAATAGGTATCTACTCATTATCTAGTACTTACTTTACTGGCGTTTGTGTAACTTTTAATTAAcgctaagctgaagctgaaatTTGGAAAGATAAACGAGTTTCTGAGTGTCTCTAAACGATTAAGCTGAAATGccttgaaaatatatttttatttaggAATATTTTGTATCGTTCCACGAGTATTCTCTAGAATTTTCATTCAACACTCATACTACTCATACTTCTAAGAGGAAGTTCGAAATATCAGAAATAGTATCATTTTGAGTGAAATTAAGTACTCCCTTAGCTAATTTCAGACACTCTCCTATTTGTATTCTATTAAACAGACTGATGATTTATTTGTGTTGGCAGGAAAATCTCAtgatttcatttcttttcaGGCCTAACTAGCAGTTAAGGCCATTAAAATTCCATCTCATCCCCTGTACATATAGTATTTATACTTATACAGAACATGTGCAAGCATCTGAAACCAAATTCTATTAGGCATAAGTAGGTCCTAAGAGTTAATAGAGCATAAAGTTGTAGTCAATTTGGTTTAAGCtaatatttatttcataatTATGTGTAGAAAGCAGAATAAAGGCCACAAATTCTCACAAATGTCACAATGTGTCCCTCTCTTGcgttttcattcattttggCACGCGCTGGAAAATCTCCTTCGGTGCGCCCCAGCGCACAATGGGCACAAGGACGACCAGGATGATGGGGCCTGCGGCTCATTTTTGCTCTCACTTCATTTATAATTGTTGTGATGATGGGAAATTTGTCTGTGGCCTCGGCTGACGTCACCAGAGAAAGTCaacagagcaaacaaattgagCGACAAACCCAACAGACAATGAAAACATATTGGTTTCTGCGGCCCAACAAACAGCCAGAGGTATTATTGTCTcaataaatagaaaatatacGAGTGCTATGCAAAGTTCGAACAGAGAATCACGCAAATACGTAGATACATttatgtatactcgtatatgcaACTTTGTAGAGATATTCTGTTTGTATTTGCCTCATGACTGGTTAAGTCCTTTTCATTTCACCCTCTTTAAATATGGTCTCCCCTTTTCCTGATTTTTAATAGCAGTGAAATATGTATACAGTCCGGTAGATGAGGCCTCCATACTATAGGCCTCCTGATGAGgaaaaataaattgataaaAGTGTATAGCAACATTTGCGCTGGGGAATGCGCTTCATTGGACGCGGCCAGCGGAGAAAATTCTATTAAGGAACTCACTGAGGACTGCCGCTGACTGTCGAGCAATTTTGCAATTATAATTTTCTATAACTTATTTGTGACCCTCTAAGTTGTAAACTTACAAACAAGAAATGGACAATAACTTTGGTTGTTGATTGATTCAATTTTAGCATAAAGTGTTTTGAAAGCATTGACTtacattattttaattatcaatttatttttgacaAGATGTCAGATTATAGTTacaggatatacatatacctaaTAGAAATTCACAACTAGaataaaaacagaagaaaTAGCTACTATCAGAAATGAAGAAATACTGTCTCCAAATTGTAAAGACTTCGTTTCACAGGACCCATACGTAACACATTGTAGTAGGCTCACGTACCGATAGTGCCATCTCTAGTTCAGTAAAAAACTAACCTTGTTACTAAAGAAAGGTGGAAATTAGAATACCAAATCTTGTATTCCCAATATGTAtggatatatatacaatatggATGTTCCTGCGCCATTACAATGGAGGACTTTTAAAAAATGAGACCTAAGACCTAGCTCCAACTTACACTTGCCCTATCTAAATCCAGCTTGACTGATCactcatttattttgtttggtgttacctttcatattttaaaaataatactaaaacCCAATATGAAAATTTGATGAAAAATCGATGAAAGTGACAACCgcatacagatatatataaattttcgTCAAGAAGTCATGTTTCCAAATTACTGCTTTACCAAATCAACCACACAGCACGGTTTCGACATTCTGAAGCGATCCTACACGGCCAAAGATGGCTACAAACGCGGTCCATCGCGCCGGCCATCGGAGCGTTCAGCAAGCTCTGCCAGGAATTTGACACCTCGCTTGGGAATGCGCTACGCGGACGTGTCAGGACCGGAATATCTAGGAAGATCCAACGTCAAGCATTCCAAGCGAAAACAGACACGGTCGAGCAGCATCAAAAATATGGCCTATAAGCCCCCATCAGCTCTTAAGCCGACTGCGCCACCACGAAACGTGGCCTTTCGACTGCCTGCCGTGGTATGTGTGAGCAAAGATTCGATGGCGGGCACAAAAAGTCCTGTACGCATATCGGCAGGCGACGACAAGACCGGACAACGCCATTGCGATCGCGATCGCGATCGACACCCAGAAATGACCCACGATCCGAATCAGGAGCTACAGGAATCCTTTGCGGACTTCTTTAGCATCATTCACGACAATGTCCTGGAGACGGTTCAGGGAGCCGTGGAAAAAATGGTGTCCAAGTGCTTTGAGGAGTCCATATCAAAGATGGAGCGACTGTCGTCGGAGATGCAGCTTCAGGAGAAGTTGCTGAACAAAATGTTTCGTGATATCAATGCCAGTAAGTTTTTGACTATGCAATATCACAACCAAAATATTCACTGTAGCCCCGCAGAAATCGACGATCAGAACGAGACGAGCTTGAACCAGTTCAAGTTCATCACCCAAATGCTAATCGACAACCAAACCGTGCACTATAGAGCCCTCAACCAAGCCAAGTTGGACAGACGGCGCCACCACGCCGAACGAGATTatgagagggagcgagagcgggaacgggaacgggaacgtaGAAAAAGGCGATCGACAGGGGGAAACGATGAAAACGAACCCACTATGAGAGGGCCACAGCATCagttgtggcagcaacaagaCCCCCACATATACCACACCGAAATGCGTCAGCCCTGCATGGAGGAGGAATGCAAGAAATGCCGACCATCGCCATCTGAGCCATCATCGATGCCACGCCTCCAGAATAGAACACCCGCCTCCAGCATGCCTAATCTGTCGAAGCAAGCCCTATCCGGTATCGGCAGTAACCGTGCTGTGCAACCCGAAGTCCAATCATTAAAGTCAAGGCACCACAGGCCCTCCAGCAGAAATCGTGCCTCTTGTCAGGAACCCTCTCAGATTTCCCGCCCAGTCCTGGCCTATCCGCCGTGCTTCCGTAGCAATCCAACTCCACGTCGTCGTGTCAATGGTGGTTCCAGCGTAGAAAATCTGCAAAAAAGATAGTATTTTGTCCATATTTAAGTTCAAAGCTCATCTGCGATGGCAGCCAGTTGTATGGCAAGAGACGGAATCAGAAAACGATTCGTATTCCTCTCTTGACATACAACTTTCTGCCATTGTTTGTACTAAAATCATCCCAAAATTATAAAGATATATTATAAATTGTTGCAGAGCTCCTTTCTAAAGAGTTGCGAAACCCTTTCAAAACGTCAAGGCAATTCGCTTTCCATAGATTTAGAGATGTTTACATTCCATTGCATTTAAGAAAAGACAACCTTTGATCTTTTATTCATCTGAAtgacaaaaatatatttagtaAGTGACCACAAAGGGACACGCAAAAAGGAAATAAGTGCTCTCTGGGGTGCTTTAAGGGGAGCCTGTATAGAGAAGTTAGACGCTTCGGCTAGGCATCATTTTTCTTGAGGGAGTTTTAGAACCTATGTATTATACTTCTATGGCTGCACAACCCACATCTCATCGCTGGATTCATTAGCACTATATCGCTCCCCATACACGGGGCGAGCGTCCACATAAACAATGTCTTTAAAGTTGCTGGAAATCGCGGCCATGGTGGGATGATCCATGATCAAGCAGCTGTCTTTATGGTTATCCAACATATTGGGTACATCGATAAACTTGGACATACGAATGGGCTTGAGCAAATTGCGGTTCTCGCCACACACGCCGCGCTCATGCGCGTAGACATATAAGCGAACTTTCACATCCCGGGGGAGCTTGTCATGGCTCATCAGCCAAAATACGTAGAGCTGATTTTCGTCAACAGGTTGTGGCTCCGTTTCAGGAAAGTGCACTGGACCAGCCCGTGGATAAATTGAATCGGATGTTACATCAGTCTTCTCTTCATCATCCAGATCGGGGTTCGGTTCCACCTTCACTTCCTTTTTGTCTATAATTTCCGGAAGATATTCGGTATTATGGAAATCCACAGCATCCGACAAAGAGAACGCAGTGCGAGGTGTGTCCAACTCGTTTTCATGGAATTCATCGCTTTCAATGGTTTCACGTACCAGTGCACTCTTGTCGATCTTGGCGAACATCACAGTGACTAATAGGTGCTCCGCAAAGTAAAGTTCACGCGTTGGCAAACCCAAATTTCGGATGTACCGGGGGCGGTGCGATTTAGTTTTGTGCTTTCCGTCCAGTATGGCCAACATGCAAATGCAGTAGTTCAGTCGGGGGGGATAGCAGACCGGGGAGAACAGGCAGATCATGCGGTCGCCCATCCAGATCTCTTCCATGCGGCGGCAGTGGTTGGTGAGGAAATGTGACATCACGATACTCGGGCTCAGATCTTGTCCACAGCCTTGAATGGGGCAAGGAAAGCTACAGGGAATTAAAGTCTCTGAAAAGCTCTTGCTAATATACCGGCGCAGACCGACACTGACGTTGTTGATGGCATGGAAATCGGGTCGCGGAAGCTGCTGGTTAACATAAAACTCGCTGAAAGAGTCGCTGTTTGGGGTGCGGATGCACAGCCCCTGAGTCTCGGCCTGAGTGGCCCGCTCGTTACCGGTTTGCAAGGGCTCCTCCAAGATGGTTTTCAGGCGGCCCTCGTGTATCCAAGACCATTTATACAATTCAAAGCTGTTGATCGTGTCTCCGAGCGGACGCTTACGCTGCTCCAACATGAACACCTCCACCACGTGCACGGCGAAGCGGCAACGGAGTAGAGTGCGACTGAGAATGTCCATTTTCCTGTTTATGGCGTAGTTGTAGAGGACGCGAAAGTATGCGCAGACCATATATTTGGCCATGTCCTCAGTCACTGGGATACTCTGCGAAATGCGGTCACTATACGTAAACTCCTGGATCATCATGTCCAGCTGCTCATCGGACGACTGTATCACCTCTTCTAGAGGTGCCTCCAGAAGCCAAAATATAGGGTAAAAGCCTTCTAATAGGTACCACTGGAAGATCAACTCGTCACGAACTGGGCAGCGGTGGTGATAGAATCTCTCCATGCAGCCCAGAATTCGATCATGCAAACCCACCAGTGTAGGCTGGTGGTAGGCCACGGTCCACAGGATCTTTATCGATACCTCGTCCAACTCAAAATAGCTCCGAAAGTCGCCTTCCCGTGGTATCTTCTGGCCCTTGAACCTCGCTGGCCGTTTCCCTTCCCACATACTTGATCTGTCCGTATCCGCCTCGGTTCGCATAGCGGAAACACCTGAGTTCCAGCTCATCGCACCGTCGATGCCTCCAATGGACTCGAACGATTGGGACGACATCGATTGTGGTGTGAATCTTCCATCGGTCCATGTATCTGGAAGCTTCGAGAGATCACCCAAGACGCTCCTTCTTGGCCGACCGCTCTGACCATCTGTTGGCTCGAACTGAAGTTCCAATTCATCGCCCGAACAACTCTGTCTATTCTTACACCCAGCGGCGTTGTAAAGAATGGGTCCCACCGGCTTGTCGGGCATCGCTGGCGTCGGTATTCGCGACTTCAACGGCATCAGGTGACGGGTCATCAGTTGGTTCTTCAACAGTTCTCCCGTCAGAGTATTAATGTCCTCCTTGCTCGTTAACCGGTCTCCCTTTAGTGAAGAAGAGTCCTCCTGGCTGACGCTTGCAGACAGCTGATAAGAGCGGCCAGGTACTCTGTATAATGTCATATAGGACGATGAGGGGGTTGCAGAAGTATGTTCTGCAGAGGGCATTGACTGGGTATTGCATCTTTGGTAAGTGTCCTTGTGTTTAGGATTTGCTGTGATGTTCTTAGGTTTATCCTCGGATTGCTCTTTATGGTGGTCCTCGGTCTCCACCATCACTAGGACCCTGACCCGCTTAATTTTTAACTTATCCTTCAAGTCAGCTGCTCTTCCCTCCTGCTCTGAAATTTCGTTCATGCCTATGGGCACAGACGTACCTGGTGGGGGCGATGGTTGGCGTGACAGAGGAGGACCTGTGAAGGAGAGATATAGCGGAGATCCCGTAGGCTTTCTAGCAGGCCACTTACACTCCACAAAAGACTGGCGTGGCATCTCCAAGCTGCTGCTTGACGGATAGACCGGGGTCGATTCCGTGGACAAGGGATCAGATGAAGCCAAGCTCACCGAAGATGGTGGGGTGATGCTCATGGTTGTACATATGTCCATTGGACGGTTGCGTTTTATGCTTAAATCGTATGGCATTGGATCTTCGGGTGTCATCCTCTCGTCCGGGGAGCTGGAACCTTGAAGCGAATTTATTTGATATTACGCACATTCTTTTAATAGAAACCATATAGGCCTTACCTTTGCGAATAGGAGAACTGGCGTCACTTTTTGAACACAGGAGCCTTGAAGATCCCTGATCGTGATTGTAGCTGTCGCGGCAGCACTTACCCTCGTCACTATCGGATGATCCAAACATAGAGTAGTCGCTGCTGCCACTATCGGGTGATCCAAGCAAAGAGTAGTCGCTGTCTAATGATCCAAGCCACATTTTGGGATCAGCACTGGCTGTGTTGTTTGTCTCTGATGAGTTCTTCTCAGTATTGTCGATGCGGCGTTGGATTGACTTCGAAGGGGGATCGTTGCGATTGCCCTCCGAGTCAAGACGTGAGGCCTGCCCATGATACCGATCGAGGTGTTCCATGCCGAGCTCGCAATACGTATCCAAGTCGATAAACAGTTCGACGCTTTACGTTCTGCGCCTTAACTTTTTTTCTTTActaaaatgccaaaaatagTTTTGATAGATTTTTACGTTTTATATTCAGCTATGCCTGGCTGATTGGGTTCTTTCGAAGTAATTTTCCAGGACTACTAGGGTTCGTATTGATTGCCTTGGTCATCTTTTTCAAATTCtcttttttcctcttcttgGTCTTGGGCACTGCTCCAATGGCACTCTCCATATAGTGGACGAGGACTCCTTCGGCTCAGCAATAAGATTTCGACCAATGAAATTTTCGTTTTCGAAAATCGATGCTACGTATTTTGTTAGTGGATTCTGGGGACCGACTCAGAGCTAGCCGAGTAGGCGAAGGGTAGCCCAAAAGACAATTGTCAATTGCAATTGAAGACCAGCGTTGGCTTGCAACTCTTCGACTAATAGCTGGGAGACGTGACCGTGGAGATTGGTACCATATCTGGGGTACTGGGGTACTAGAAGGGTATCTGTCTTTAAGGTAAAGCTAGCCAACTCTAATGTCACATCTGCATTGGGCTATGGCGAAAATGTTTATCCATGGATCGTGACTGGAGTTGTTAAAGTGtttacaaaatgtttaaatcTGTTATATCTACAAATCATATCcagaaatataaaaaccaaaaattccAAGAAATTTCGAACAAATTTTGAATATAATATTAAGAACCAAATACCCGGAAAAGTTAAACCTAGTTCGAGTGTACACATCCGCAATTACATAATTTATAAGTGATGCTTTCTCCAGCTTATTGTTTAGTCGATATTTTGTACTgctgattataaattattagtTCTCTTCTTCAGCTCCACACCCTCATAATATTTATTCTTTCGCAAATATCGTTGAACAAATGGAGCGAGAAGTTCCTCATCTACATCCTTGACATCCTGACGACCGAATATGAATGTGGCCAGGTTCGCGATGATAATTGTGAGCGATGCACCCAACAAGGCGTataacaaaaacgaaacgtgGTACACAGAGGATCCACTGTGATGCTCCCTGAATAAAGGCAATCGAAATAGTTACACAGAACTTGTCGTTTATAGTCAAGACTTACTGTTCCGATGTAGAGTTGAGGTATCGATTCA contains:
- the CCAP-R gene encoding cardioacceleratory peptide receptor, with protein sequence MLHLRLFDSSLYYTLASASEPAPAGASQSESESGSEWEQAAGNDSQLALTGGAGSPPALGSAVNLTFFTPAISHVMLAPSTTTTTATVSATIVQTTAAPGHDLDAMSEAIHNATAGHSGELDNLNSFYFYETEQFAVLWILFTVIVLGNSAVLFVMFINKNRKSRMNYFIKQLALADLCVGLLNVLTDIIWRITISWRAGNLACKVIRFSQVCVTYSSTYVLVAMSIDRYDAITHPMNFSKSWKRARHLVTGAWLISALFSLPILVLYEEKLIQGHPQCWIELGSPMAWQVYMSLVSATLFAFPALIISACYAIIVKTIWAKGSIFVPTERAGFGSAPARRASSRGIIPRAKVKTVKMTLTIVFVFIICWSPYIIFDLLQVFGQIPHSQTNIAIATFIQSLAPLNSAANPLIYCLFSSQVFRTLSRFPPFKWFTCCCKSYRNNSQQNRCHTVGRRLHNSCDSMRTLTTSLTVSRRSTNKTNARVVICERPSKVVTVPAMSEV
- the LOC4802222 gene encoding uncharacterized protein isoform X2; translation: MFPNYCFTKSTTQHGFDILKRSYTAKDGYKRGPSRRPSERSASSARNLTPRLGMRYADVSGPEYLGRSNVKHSKRKQTRSSSIKNMAYKPPSALKPTAPPRNVAFRLPAVVCVSKDSMAGTKSPVRISAGDDKTGQRHCDRDRDRHPEMTHDPNQELQESFADFFSIIHDNVLETVQGAVEKMVSKCFEESISKMERLSSEMQLQEKLLNKMFRDINAKRDELEPVQVHHPNANRQPNRAL
- the LOC4802222 gene encoding uncharacterized protein isoform X1, with protein sequence MFPNYCFTKSTTQHGFDILKRSYTAKDGYKRGPSRRPSERSASSARNLTPRLGMRYADVSGPEYLGRSNVKHSKRKQTRSSSIKNMAYKPPSALKPTAPPRNVAFRLPAVVCVSKDSMAGTKSPVRISAGDDKTGQRHCDRDRDRHPEMTHDPNQELQESFADFFSIIHDNVLETVQGAVEKMVSKCFEESISKMERLSSEMQLQEKLLNKMFRDINAKIDDQNETSLNQFKFITQMLIDNQTVHYRALNQAKLDRRRHHAERDYERERERERERERRKRRSTGGNDENEPTMRGPQHQLWQQQDPHIYHTEMRQPCMEEECKKCRPSPSEPSSMPRLQNRTPASSMPNLSKQALSGIGSNRAVQPEVQSLKSRHHRPSSRNRASCQEPSQISRPVLAYPPCFRSNPTPRRRVNGGSSVENLQKR
- the LOC6897514 gene encoding uncharacterized protein, with translation MEHLDRYHGQASRLDSEGNRNDPPSKSIQRRIDNTEKNSSETNNTASADPKMWLGSLDSDYSLLGSPDSGSSDYSMFGSSDSDEGKCCRDSYNHDQGSSRLLCSKSDASSPIRKGSSSPDERMTPEDPMPYDLSIKRNRPMDICTTMSITPPSSVSLASSDPLSTESTPVYPSSSSLEMPRQSFVECPPLSRQPSPPPGTSVPIGMNEISEQEGRAADLKDKLKIKRVRVLVMVETEDHHKEQSEDKPKNITANPKHKDTYQRCNTQSMPSAEHTSATPSSSYMTLYRVPGRSYQLSASVSQEDSSSLKGDRLTSKEDINTLTGELLKNQLMTRHLMPLKSRIPTPAMPDKPVGPILYNAAGCKNRQSCSGDELELQFEPTDGQSGRPRRSVLGDLSKLPDTWTDGRFTPQSMSSQSFESIGGIDGAMSWNSGVSAMRTEADTDRSSMWEGKRPARFKGQKIPREGDFRSYFELDEVSIKILWTVAYHQPTLVGLHDRILGCMERFYHHRCPVRDELIFQWYLLEGFYPIFWLLEAPLEEVIQSSDEQLDMMIQEFTYSDRISQSIPVTEDMAKYMVCAYFRVLYNYAINRKMDILSRTLLRCRFAVHVVEVFMLEQRKRPLGDTINSFELYKWSWIHEGRLKTILEEPLQTGNERATQAETQGLCIRTPNSDSFSEFYVNQQLPRPDFHAINNVSVGLRRYISKSFSETLIPCSFPCPIQGCGQDLSPSIVMSHFLTNHCRRMEEIWMGDRMICLFSPVCYPPRLNYCICMLAILDGKHKTKSHRPRYIRNLGLPTRELYFAEHLLVTVMFAKIDKSALVRETIESDEFHENELDTPRTAFSLSDAVDFHNTEYLPEIIDKKEVKVEPNPDLDDEEKTDVTSDSIYPRAGPVHFPETEPQPVDENQLYVFWLMSHDKLPRDVKVRLYVYAHERGVCGENRNLLKPIRMSKFIDVPNMLDNHKDSCLIMDHPTMAAISSNFKDIVYVDARPVYGERYSANESSDEMWVVQP